Proteins from one Pseudomonas bijieensis genomic window:
- a CDS encoding LysE family translocator, translated as MLIFVKSMVIGLCIAAPVGPIGLLCIQRSLMLGWRAGFATGLGAATADSIYGFIGALGITAIIATLISFKPWLCIVGGLFLAYIGYQTIRSKGGATAMAGERANMFKAYSTTLFLTLSNPMTILSFIAIFAALSDGMASDQGSQYSVLPMVAGIFLGSAAWWLGLSGFSSIFKARIAQSKLRLINYLSGATITILGAYQVATGVMLATGT; from the coding sequence ATGCTGATTTTTGTTAAATCGATGGTCATTGGGCTTTGCATTGCAGCCCCCGTGGGACCCATTGGGCTGTTGTGCATACAGAGAAGTCTCATGCTTGGATGGCGAGCCGGTTTCGCGACGGGATTGGGGGCGGCCACCGCCGATTCGATCTATGGATTCATCGGCGCCCTGGGTATCACGGCCATCATTGCGACGCTCATCAGTTTTAAACCTTGGTTGTGTATCGTTGGTGGGCTGTTCCTCGCCTACATCGGCTATCAAACAATACGGTCGAAAGGTGGCGCGACCGCCATGGCGGGTGAGCGGGCCAATATGTTCAAGGCCTACTCGACCACGCTGTTCCTGACCCTGTCGAACCCCATGACCATCTTGTCGTTCATCGCGATATTTGCCGCGTTGAGTGACGGCATGGCCAGTGATCAGGGCAGCCAGTACTCCGTGCTGCCGATGGTGGCAGGTATATTCCTCGGCTCGGCTGCCTGGTGGTTGGGGTTGAGCGGGTTCTCCTCCATTTTCAAGGCGCGGATTGCTCAATCAAAGCTAAGGTTGATCAACTATCTTTCAGGGGCAACCATCACCATCCTCGGGGCCTACCAGGTGGCCACCGGCGTCATGTTGGCCACAGGAACCTGA
- a CDS encoding trans-sulfuration enzyme family protein gives MKVSTEILHIKVDDRDARPSVTPIYQCSAFSADSAFFYSRKANPNVTELEQVVASLEGSEYALAYSTGMSAIYMVLELLKPGASLVINKYIYGCSYKLFQRYAARIGAHLTILDLTTQEGLKALPANVDMVIFETPTNPFLKDIDIHGVSRAVKQNNPQALVVVDNTWATPIFQKPLNFGADISLYSATKYFSGHSDVMGGLVLVNNQTIYNRLLEGRFYSGTILTPNSAWLLRRSMQTFNLRMEKHSQTTASMLNYLRELPFIEHVYYPRIDGKQLTGYGGIVFVDIRPDLVPFYKTFTSALKWFGTGTGMACVTSMVAQPFSGSHASMTDQEKADMGIEKGLVRLCFGLEDLEDLKEDLLQAFEAMEHKIDQESSVDPA, from the coding sequence ATGAAAGTGTCGACTGAAATACTTCATATCAAGGTGGATGACCGGGACGCCCGTCCTTCGGTAACGCCCATTTATCAGTGCAGCGCTTTCAGCGCTGACTCGGCCTTCTTCTACTCAAGGAAGGCCAATCCCAATGTGACTGAACTGGAGCAGGTTGTCGCGTCCTTGGAGGGCAGCGAATATGCCCTGGCCTACAGCACCGGGATGAGCGCCATCTACATGGTGTTGGAACTGTTGAAACCGGGTGCTTCGCTGGTCATCAACAAATACATCTATGGCTGCTCTTATAAATTGTTCCAGCGGTATGCGGCCCGCATCGGCGCGCACCTGACGATTCTGGATCTCACCACACAAGAGGGGCTGAAGGCCTTGCCGGCGAACGTCGACATGGTCATTTTCGAAACACCGACCAACCCTTTCCTGAAGGACATTGATATTCATGGGGTCAGCAGGGCCGTCAAGCAAAACAACCCCCAGGCGCTGGTGGTCGTTGACAACACCTGGGCCACGCCGATCTTCCAGAAACCGTTGAACTTTGGCGCCGACATCTCACTGTACAGCGCAACCAAATACTTCTCTGGACACAGCGATGTCATGGGCGGCCTGGTTCTGGTCAACAATCAGACGATCTATAACCGTCTCCTTGAGGGTCGCTTTTATTCGGGCACGATATTAACCCCCAATAGCGCATGGTTGCTGCGCAGAAGCATGCAGACGTTCAACCTGCGCATGGAGAAACACAGCCAGACCACAGCAAGCATGCTCAACTATCTGCGCGAGCTGCCTTTTATTGAGCATGTCTATTACCCACGAATCGATGGCAAACAATTAACCGGTTATGGCGGCATCGTGTTTGTTGATATTCGGCCCGATCTGGTTCCCTTCTACAAAACATTCACCAGCGCGCTCAAATGGTTCGGCACGGGCACGGGAATGGCTTGCGTGACGTCGATGGTCGCCCAGCCCTTCAGTGGCAGCCATGCCTCGATGACGGACCAGGAAAAAGCGGACATGGGCATCGAGAAAGGCCTGGTCCGATTGTGCTTTGGCCTGGAGGACCTGGAAGACCTCAAGGAGGACCTGCTGCAAGCATTCGAAGCCATGGAGCACAAGATCGATCAAGAAAGCTCTGTCGATCCGGCCTAG
- a CDS encoding methyl-accepting chemotaxis protein codes for MTATVHDVARNAEEAAQAAQTADDKVESGQQVVRQSMVRIEQLADSATSASSSIESLSAEIQNIGTVLSVIKSVAEQTNLLALNAAIEAARAGEQGRGFAVVADEVRALARRTQQSTEEIERLVSALRSAAQASVQQIQSSGELVKMAVSDALQTESALGSIAAAVSLIQQMNQQIAAAAEQQSSVAEEINRSVTSIRASADQSSLAMRGNAASSIELAQLGVELKGMVGHFKL; via the coding sequence ATGACGGCCACAGTGCATGACGTGGCACGCAACGCCGAAGAAGCGGCCCAAGCGGCCCAGACCGCCGACGACAAGGTCGAAAGCGGTCAGCAGGTGGTGCGTCAGAGCATGGTGCGCATCGAGCAATTGGCCGATTCGGCCACGTCGGCCAGTTCCAGCATCGAAAGCCTCAGTGCCGAGATCCAGAACATCGGTACGGTGCTGAGCGTGATCAAGAGCGTGGCCGAGCAAACCAACCTGTTGGCGCTCAATGCCGCTATCGAGGCAGCCCGGGCCGGGGAACAGGGCAGGGGCTTCGCGGTCGTGGCCGATGAAGTGCGGGCATTGGCCAGGCGCACGCAACAGTCCACCGAGGAAATCGAGCGACTGGTGAGCGCCTTGCGCTCAGCGGCCCAGGCTTCCGTGCAGCAGATCCAGAGCAGTGGCGAGTTGGTGAAAATGGCCGTCAGTGATGCACTGCAGACCGAAAGCGCCTTGGGCAGTATTGCGGCAGCGGTGTCGTTGATCCAGCAGATGAACCAACAGATCGCGGCGGCGGCCGAGCAGCAGAGTTCGGTGGCCGAAGAGATCAATCGCAGTGTCACCAGCATACGCGCCAGTGCCGATCAATCCTCCCTGGCGATGCGCGGCAATGCCGCTTCCAGCATCGAGCTGGCGCAGTTGGGGGTTGAGCTCAAGGGGATGGTGGGGCATTTCAAGTTGTAA
- a CDS encoding YczE/YyaS/YitT family protein, with the protein MEDEKIKCGKKSYSFAHYIGTQVLSLRSFKKDQVLMYLTGVCFFSLGAKCFIISQLGTDPLDVLIISIDKILMLGMGICSAIVSLFFLTWWMLWNKKYPPISPFVTTTLTGLLIDLWTGLGLGEYLIARMNEYTLLATGLILCAYSSALIIMSGIGIRIMDLVVLTMVSKWGWSFTKAKMIIEIGIFSSGWLLGGPFGVGTIAFLLVIGPLIQPFMNMNAKRFSLKNHGLIRASSAY; encoded by the coding sequence ATGGAAGATGAAAAAATAAAGTGTGGAAAAAAGTCATACTCTTTCGCCCATTACATTGGCACGCAAGTCCTAAGTCTTCGCAGCTTCAAGAAGGATCAGGTCCTGATGTACCTGACGGGTGTCTGTTTCTTTTCGCTGGGTGCCAAATGTTTCATCATCAGTCAACTGGGTACCGACCCATTGGACGTCCTGATCATCTCGATCGATAAAATACTTATGCTTGGCATGGGCATCTGCTCGGCGATCGTATCCCTCTTCTTCCTGACATGGTGGATGCTCTGGAACAAAAAATACCCGCCGATAAGTCCCTTCGTTACAACTACGCTGACAGGCCTGTTGATTGACCTCTGGACAGGGTTGGGACTCGGAGAGTATTTGATCGCCAGAATGAATGAGTACACGTTATTGGCGACGGGACTGATCTTGTGCGCCTACTCTTCCGCATTGATCATCATGAGCGGTATTGGCATCAGAATCATGGATCTCGTGGTACTGACCATGGTCTCCAAATGGGGCTGGTCCTTCACCAAAGCCAAAATGATCATTGAAATTGGCATCTTTTCCAGTGGTTGGCTGTTAGGCGGTCCCTTCGGCGTGGGAACGATTGCATTTCTGTTAGTGATCGGCCCGCTTATTCAACCCTTCATGAATATGAATGCCAAGCGCTTTTCACTCAAGAATCATGGATTGATTCGCGCTTCGTCCGCTTACTAA
- a CDS encoding PLP-dependent aminotransferase family protein, translated as MSSAFENTIFEDPILNVIHLLNSIAQENPAAISLASGRPDDKQCDPSLIDRGLARYKHHVAGTEHSLATLLCQYGKTSGIINEIIATYLRVDEGITVSNPESIVVCMGFQEACTLTLLSIFEGGGVLLVPDPVFSGITGIAKLLGIKIVPVPMATFLDPSALRKIVENLESRGEKTKALYAVPDFSNPTADSLSCHARSAMLSLASEKNFFILEDTAYRYFRYEGDAIASMKSIDSSRVFLLGSFAKSIFPGLRMGYVVAPEGPGVMSFSGRLCKAKSLITVNTPALCQAVVAGLLIENDYSLKGLNHPRVLSYTKKRNHMLECLEREFPLKVGAQRTVSWNHPAGGFFVNVQLPFVFGYSEMRECAKLFKVIVFPTTLFSLMNEAATQVRLSFSNATTSEITQAISRFKAYVEFRLQ; from the coding sequence GTGTCCAGCGCATTCGAAAACACGATATTCGAAGACCCCATCCTGAACGTCATCCACCTTCTAAACTCCATCGCCCAAGAAAACCCAGCGGCCATTTCATTGGCCTCCGGTCGCCCTGATGATAAGCAGTGCGACCCTTCGCTCATCGACAGGGGCCTGGCCCGATATAAACACCACGTTGCCGGCACCGAGCATTCGCTGGCGACGCTGCTTTGCCAATATGGAAAAACCTCTGGAATCATCAATGAAATAATCGCCACCTATTTGCGGGTGGATGAAGGGATAACCGTTTCCAACCCTGAAAGCATTGTGGTGTGCATGGGTTTCCAGGAAGCCTGCACCTTGACGCTCCTGTCCATCTTTGAAGGCGGCGGTGTTTTGTTAGTGCCTGACCCGGTGTTTTCCGGGATCACGGGTATCGCAAAACTGCTGGGCATAAAAATAGTCCCCGTCCCCATGGCGACTTTTCTCGATCCGAGCGCCCTGCGCAAGATCGTTGAAAACCTTGAATCCCGAGGGGAAAAAACCAAAGCACTCTATGCCGTCCCAGACTTCAGCAATCCGACCGCCGACAGCCTTTCCTGCCACGCCAGGAGCGCCATGCTTTCCTTGGCCAGTGAAAAGAACTTTTTCATCCTTGAAGACACGGCCTACCGCTACTTCAGGTACGAAGGTGATGCCATTGCGTCCATGAAGTCCATCGACAGCAGTCGGGTGTTCTTGCTGGGCTCCTTTGCCAAGTCGATTTTTCCGGGCTTGCGCATGGGCTATGTGGTCGCCCCAGAGGGCCCTGGGGTCATGTCCTTCAGCGGCCGATTGTGCAAGGCCAAAAGCTTGATCACCGTCAACACCCCTGCCCTGTGCCAAGCGGTCGTTGCTGGCTTGCTGATCGAGAACGACTACTCGTTGAAAGGGCTGAACCACCCCAGGGTGTTGTCTTATACGAAGAAAAGAAACCACATGCTTGAATGCCTTGAGCGGGAATTCCCACTCAAGGTCGGCGCCCAAAGAACGGTCAGCTGGAATCATCCGGCAGGTGGCTTCTTCGTCAATGTGCAACTGCCTTTCGTCTTTGGATACTCTGAAATGCGCGAATGCGCCAAGCTGTTCAAGGTGATTGTATTTCCCACCACCTTGTTTTCGCTGATGAATGAGGCTGCCACCCAGGTCAGGCTGTCGTTCAGCAATGCAACAACCTCAGAAATCACCCAAGCGATAAGCCGTTTCAAGGCATACGTCGAGTTCAGGCTGCAATAA
- the amrS gene encoding AmmeMemoRadiSam system radical SAM enzyme, producing MDTTKNKNWTLESSPAKLEEILPGGAVKCHLSPRNCVIQEGKVGFCKVRGNRGGRLVTLNYGKGVHSTEETIETEAVFHFAPGERILSLGNIGCMLNCGYCHNWKTSQAKYVTDKDVYYYTPEQVVETALKHGIRVISWTYNDPVVWHEFILDTAKLAKEAGLINLYKSAFFISEEAIDELLPVIDIFSISLKSISPEYYRKVTTGWVEPVLAGIKKVYDAGKYVEVSTLMVTDISDDEETARKISQWVLDELGPNVPLHFVRFHPDYKMSNSIRTPVDRLLKAREVARSMGVEHVYLGNVNDVEGTNTSCNNCNALLVTRYGLNAEIIGLDSKGCCSQCGHDAHFKLLGEHQANITVELPEDELSAHEKRKFEWHGDIVSLHAQVLNTEDFEQTVYLRRNYTDGHNSDWKSLTLRPHESYRFIIAKARIDETGPEVWLPKGVNSNLHEVFDRAHFPTESIEEIGISQNDITPTIGYEGKQNMYEQVIKLVSQA from the coding sequence ATGGACACTACAAAAAATAAAAACTGGACCTTGGAAAGCAGCCCGGCAAAACTGGAAGAAATCCTTCCAGGGGGCGCCGTCAAGTGTCATCTTTCCCCACGAAACTGTGTCATACAGGAAGGCAAGGTAGGTTTTTGCAAAGTGCGCGGAAACCGAGGCGGCAGACTCGTTACATTGAACTACGGCAAAGGCGTTCACAGCACAGAAGAAACGATTGAAACCGAAGCCGTTTTCCACTTCGCTCCTGGGGAGCGGATCCTGTCCCTGGGCAATATCGGTTGCATGCTCAACTGCGGCTACTGCCACAACTGGAAAACCTCACAAGCCAAGTATGTAACCGACAAGGATGTTTACTACTACACCCCTGAGCAGGTTGTGGAAACCGCACTCAAGCACGGAATACGTGTCATTTCCTGGACGTATAACGATCCCGTTGTCTGGCATGAATTCATCCTCGACACGGCGAAGCTGGCCAAGGAAGCGGGCCTGATCAACCTGTATAAATCGGCGTTTTTTATCAGTGAAGAAGCCATTGATGAGTTATTGCCGGTCATCGATATTTTTTCGATTTCGCTGAAATCCATTTCCCCGGAGTACTACCGCAAGGTCACAACCGGCTGGGTAGAGCCAGTCCTGGCCGGTATCAAGAAAGTCTATGACGCTGGCAAATACGTTGAGGTCAGTACCTTGATGGTGACCGACATCAGCGATGACGAGGAAACGGCCAGGAAAATCAGCCAGTGGGTACTCGATGAACTGGGCCCGAATGTACCGCTGCACTTCGTCAGGTTCCACCCCGACTACAAAATGAGCAACAGCATCCGTACCCCCGTGGACAGGCTGCTCAAGGCACGGGAGGTGGCTCGCAGCATGGGCGTCGAGCATGTCTATCTGGGCAACGTGAATGATGTCGAGGGCACCAATACCAGCTGCAACAACTGTAACGCCCTGCTCGTCACCCGCTACGGTTTGAACGCTGAAATCATCGGGCTGGACAGCAAGGGTTGCTGCTCTCAATGCGGGCACGATGCGCATTTCAAATTACTGGGCGAACACCAAGCCAACATCACTGTCGAGCTGCCAGAGGATGAACTGAGCGCTCACGAGAAGCGAAAGTTCGAGTGGCATGGGGATATCGTGTCGCTGCACGCCCAAGTGCTCAATACCGAAGATTTCGAACAGACCGTCTACCTGCGGCGTAATTATACGGACGGGCACAACAGCGATTGGAAATCACTGACGCTGCGGCCGCATGAAAGCTATCGATTCATTATTGCCAAGGCTCGCATCGATGAAACCGGTCCTGAGGTCTGGCTACCCAAAGGGGTGAATTCGAATCTTCATGAAGTATTCGACAGGGCTCACTTCCCGACAGAGTCGATTGAAGAAATTGGTATTTCGCAAAATGACATTACCCCGACCATTGGTTATGAGGGCAAGCAAAACATGTATGAACAAGTCATCAAACTGGTCAGCCAAGCATGA